A single region of the Manihot esculenta cultivar AM560-2 chromosome 12, M.esculenta_v8, whole genome shotgun sequence genome encodes:
- the LOC110628827 gene encoding uncharacterized protein LOC110628827 isoform X2: MNINMTTPVSEKHRLHLRRFLPTIFLLSATLLIGSAFVITDYKEKFSELVSTKAVKDERSKLCETQNKPRGSDTLPGGIISATSDLQMRPLWGHQQKNSKKPSNLLAMAVGIKQKDNVNKIVKKFLSSDFAVMFFHYDEVVDEWKDFEWNRHVIHIAAASQTKWWFAKRFLHPDIVSEYAYIFLWDEDIGVDYFNPGRYLSIIKPEGLEISQPALDPNKSEVHHHLTKRRTGSRVHRRIDRKIGGTRCDKNVTGPPCSGFVEMMAPVFSKASWRCAWYMIQNDLIQGWGVDFQLGYCAQGDRTKNIGIVDSEYIIHFGLPTLGGSAENKTQPSSKQSHDRQTVKHWSFIELEMFKNRWRKAASDDHCWSDPYRS, translated from the exons ATGAACATAAACATGACAACTCCT GTATCTGAAAAGCACAGATTACATCTTCGCCGTTTCCTCCCTACAATATTTTTGCTTTCTGCAACTTTGCTCATTGGCAGTGCATTTGTGATCACAGATTACAAAGAG AAGTTCTCAGAATTAGTATCAACTAAGGCTGTGAAGGATGAAAGATCGAAGCTTTGCGAG ACTCAAAACAAGCCTCGTGGCAGCGACACACTCCCTGGAGGAATCATTTCAGCAACATCTGACCTGCAAATGCGACCCTTATGGGGTCATCAGCAAAAG AACTCAAAGAAACCTAGTAACTTGCTGGCCATGGCTGTCGGAATAAAGCAGAAAGACAACGTTAACAAAATTGTCAAGAAG TTTCTTTCGAGTGATTTTGCTGTAATGTTTTTTCATTACGATGAAGTTGTGGATGAATGGAAAGATTTCGAATGGAATCGTCATGTCATACACATTGCTGCTGCCAGTCAAACCAAATG GTGGTTTGCCAAGCGATTTTTACACCCAGATATTGTTTCTGAATATGCTTATATATTCTTGTGGGATGAAGATATTGGAGTTGACTACTTCAATCCTGGAAG GTATCTTTCAATTATCAAACCAGAAGGACTTGAAATATCACAACCAGCACTTGATCCTAACAAGTCTGAGGTTCATCATCACCTGACAAAGAGACGCACAGGATCAAGAGTGCACAG GAGGATAGATAGAAAGATTGGTGGGACAAGGTGTGATAAAAATGTCACAGGCCCTCCATGCTCAGG GTTTGTAGAAATGATGGCCCCTGTTTTCTCAAAAGCATCCTGGCGCTGTGCCTGGTATATGATTCAG AATGACTTGATTCAAGGGTGGGGCGTAGATTTCCAGCTGGGTTACTGTGCACAG GGTGATCGGACAAAGAACATCGGCATTGTCGATTCTGAGTACATAATTCACTTTGGTCTTCCAACACTTGGAGGTTCTGCAGAAAATAAG ACACAGCCATCGTCGAAGCAGTCTCATGACAGACAAACG GTCAAGCACTGGTCATTTATTGAGCTAGAGATGTTCAAAAATAGGTGGAGAAAAGCTGCTAGCGATGATCATTGTTGGAGTGATCCTTATAGAAGCTAG
- the LOC110628827 gene encoding uncharacterized protein LOC110628827 isoform X1, producing MNINMTTPVSEKHRLHLRRFLPTIFLLSATLLIGSAFVITDYKEKFSELVSTKAVKDERSKLCETQNKPRGSDTLPGGIISATSDLQMRPLWGHQQKNSKKPSNLLAMAVGIKQKDNVNKIVKKFLSSDFAVMFFHYDEVVDEWKDFEWNRHVIHIAAASQTKWWFAKRFLHPDIVSEYAYIFLWDEDIGVDYFNPGRYLSIIKPEGLEISQPALDPNKSEVHHHLTKRRTGSRVHRFLYYPEQKHVSDIQTLESYSQICFIFVSFNVGRRIDRKIGGTRCDKNVTGPPCSGFVEMMAPVFSKASWRCAWYMIQNDLIQGWGVDFQLGYCAQGDRTKNIGIVDSEYIIHFGLPTLGGSAENKTQPSSKQSHDRQTVKHWSFIELEMFKNRWRKAASDDHCWSDPYRS from the exons ATGAACATAAACATGACAACTCCT GTATCTGAAAAGCACAGATTACATCTTCGCCGTTTCCTCCCTACAATATTTTTGCTTTCTGCAACTTTGCTCATTGGCAGTGCATTTGTGATCACAGATTACAAAGAG AAGTTCTCAGAATTAGTATCAACTAAGGCTGTGAAGGATGAAAGATCGAAGCTTTGCGAG ACTCAAAACAAGCCTCGTGGCAGCGACACACTCCCTGGAGGAATCATTTCAGCAACATCTGACCTGCAAATGCGACCCTTATGGGGTCATCAGCAAAAG AACTCAAAGAAACCTAGTAACTTGCTGGCCATGGCTGTCGGAATAAAGCAGAAAGACAACGTTAACAAAATTGTCAAGAAG TTTCTTTCGAGTGATTTTGCTGTAATGTTTTTTCATTACGATGAAGTTGTGGATGAATGGAAAGATTTCGAATGGAATCGTCATGTCATACACATTGCTGCTGCCAGTCAAACCAAATG GTGGTTTGCCAAGCGATTTTTACACCCAGATATTGTTTCTGAATATGCTTATATATTCTTGTGGGATGAAGATATTGGAGTTGACTACTTCAATCCTGGAAG GTATCTTTCAATTATCAAACCAGAAGGACTTGAAATATCACAACCAGCACTTGATCCTAACAAGTCTGAGGTTCATCATCACCTGACAAAGAGACGCACAGGATCAAGAGTGCACAGGTTTCTCTATTACCCAGAACAGAAACATGTTTCTGACATTCAGACATTGGAATCATATTCTCAAATTTGTTTTATCTTCGTTTCTTTTAACGTTGGCAGGAGGATAGATAGAAAGATTGGTGGGACAAGGTGTGATAAAAATGTCACAGGCCCTCCATGCTCAGG GTTTGTAGAAATGATGGCCCCTGTTTTCTCAAAAGCATCCTGGCGCTGTGCCTGGTATATGATTCAG AATGACTTGATTCAAGGGTGGGGCGTAGATTTCCAGCTGGGTTACTGTGCACAG GGTGATCGGACAAAGAACATCGGCATTGTCGATTCTGAGTACATAATTCACTTTGGTCTTCCAACACTTGGAGGTTCTGCAGAAAATAAG ACACAGCCATCGTCGAAGCAGTCTCATGACAGACAAACG GTCAAGCACTGGTCATTTATTGAGCTAGAGATGTTCAAAAATAGGTGGAGAAAAGCTGCTAGCGATGATCATTGTTGGAGTGATCCTTATAGAAGCTAG
- the LOC110628431 gene encoding uncharacterized hydrolase YNR064C isoform X1, whose translation MAIQAKTSPFLPSNHFQFPPAVPLSSLLRVPFKSAAPNSHRKSLRLTCNSSGEDDYLIDAPISAGDGFSFSGGKYSDEPSPADEWFKQGKIVKAHPVLGSGGKAKDPIFGLKMGAGSQASDDVFRWFCVESGNPNNPTVILIHGFPSQAYSYRKVLPILSKNYHAIAFDWLGFGFSDKPQPGYGFDYTLDEYVSSLESLVNEVSKDKVSLVVQGYFSPVVVKYARSFQEKVNDLILLNPPLTADHANLPSTLSIFSNFLLGEIFSQDPLRASDKALTSSGPYQMKEDDAMVYRRPYLTSGSAGFALNAISRAMKKGLKTYVEEMRNILLDKNWKIQTTVCWGRRDRWFSYDGVEEFCKDSKHNLIELPMGIMYRKTVVKNLEESFLELSGRTEFDDIIQLYIGCKCSKNHCEVFDKRHSSFSCMHDAVHFCV comes from the exons ATGGCCATTCAAGCTAAAACCTCCCCCTTTCTTCCCTCTAACCATTTCCAATTTCCTCCTGCTGTTCCTCTTTCATCTCTTCTTCGCGTACCCTTCAAATCAGCGGCTCCAAACTCCCATAGAAAATCTCTCAGACTCACTTGCAATTCCAGCGGGGAAGAT GATTATTTGATAGATGCTCCGATTTCTGCTGGAGATGGCTTTTCTTTCAGTGGAG GCAAATATTCAGATGAGCCTAGCCCGGCCGATGAATGGTTTAAGCAAGGAAAGATA gTGAAAGCTCATCCTGTTCTTGGCTCTGGTGGGAAGGCAAAAGATCCTATATTTGGACTTAAAATGGGTGCTGGTTCTCAGGCCTCAGATGATGTTTTCAG ATGGTTTTGTGTTGAAAGCGGAAATCCCAATAACCCCACAGTTATACTAATTCACGGTTTCCCTTCACAG GCATACTCTTACCGCAAAGTTCTTCCCATACTATCCAAAAACTATCATGCAATTGCTTTTGATTGGCTAG GCTTTGGCTTTTCAGATAAGCCTCAACCTGGATATGGATTTGACTATACTCTAGATG AATATGTATCATCCTTAGAGTCCTTGGTTAATGAAGTATCGAAGGATAAGGTCTCACTTGTTGTGCAG GGCTACTTCTCACCAGTTGTAGTTAAATATGCAAGAAGTTTTCAGGAAAAAGTTAATGATCTGATACTCCTTAATCCTCCT CTAACAGCAGATCATGCCAACCTTCCATCAACTTTGTCTATATTCAGCAACTTCTTGCTGGGTGAAATTTTTTCCCAG GATCCTCTAAGGGCCAGTGATAAAGCCTTGACAAGCAGTGGTCCCTATCAAATGAAGGAAGATGATGCAATGGTCTACAGAAGACCATATCTTACATCGGGTTCTGCAGGGTTTGCACTGAATGCAATTAGTAGGGCCATGAAGAAGGGCCTAAAG ACATATGTAGAAGAAATGAGAAATATACTTCTGGACAAAAATTGGAAAATTCAAACCACCGTGTGCTGGGGCCGGAGGGATCGTTGGTTCAGCTATGATGGAGTTGAAGAATTCTGCAAGGATTCAAAACATAACCTGATTGAACTTCCCATG GGCATCATGTACAGGAAGACAGTGGTGAAGAACTTGGAGGAATCATTTCTGGAGTTATCAGGAAGAACAGAATTTGATGATATCATACAATTATATATTGGATGCAAATGTTCCAAAAACCACTGTGAGGTCTTTGATAAAAGACATTCTTCTTTTAGTTGTATGCATGATGCTGTACATTTTTGTGTCTAA
- the LOC110628431 gene encoding uncharacterized hydrolase YNR064C isoform X3 produces MLYVFILCNRWFCVESGNPNNPTVILIHGFPSQAYSYRKVLPILSKNYHAIAFDWLGFGFSDKPQPGYGFDYTLDEYVSSLESLVNEVSKDKVSLVVQGYFSPVVVKYARSFQEKVNDLILLNPPLTADHANLPSTLSIFSNFLLGEIFSQDPLRASDKALTSSGPYQMKEDDAMVYRRPYLTSGSAGFALNAISRAMKKGLKTYVEEMRNILLDKNWKIQTTVCWGRRDRWFSYDGVEEFCKDSKHNLIELPMGIMYRKTVVKNLEESFLELSGRTEFDDIIQLYIGCKCSKNHCEVFDKRHSSFSCMHDAVHFCV; encoded by the exons ATGCTCTATGTATTTATTTTGTGCAATAGATGGTTTTGTGTTGAAAGCGGAAATCCCAATAACCCCACAGTTATACTAATTCACGGTTTCCCTTCACAG GCATACTCTTACCGCAAAGTTCTTCCCATACTATCCAAAAACTATCATGCAATTGCTTTTGATTGGCTAG GCTTTGGCTTTTCAGATAAGCCTCAACCTGGATATGGATTTGACTATACTCTAGATG AATATGTATCATCCTTAGAGTCCTTGGTTAATGAAGTATCGAAGGATAAGGTCTCACTTGTTGTGCAG GGCTACTTCTCACCAGTTGTAGTTAAATATGCAAGAAGTTTTCAGGAAAAAGTTAATGATCTGATACTCCTTAATCCTCCT CTAACAGCAGATCATGCCAACCTTCCATCAACTTTGTCTATATTCAGCAACTTCTTGCTGGGTGAAATTTTTTCCCAG GATCCTCTAAGGGCCAGTGATAAAGCCTTGACAAGCAGTGGTCCCTATCAAATGAAGGAAGATGATGCAATGGTCTACAGAAGACCATATCTTACATCGGGTTCTGCAGGGTTTGCACTGAATGCAATTAGTAGGGCCATGAAGAAGGGCCTAAAG ACATATGTAGAAGAAATGAGAAATATACTTCTGGACAAAAATTGGAAAATTCAAACCACCGTGTGCTGGGGCCGGAGGGATCGTTGGTTCAGCTATGATGGAGTTGAAGAATTCTGCAAGGATTCAAAACATAACCTGATTGAACTTCCCATG GGCATCATGTACAGGAAGACAGTGGTGAAGAACTTGGAGGAATCATTTCTGGAGTTATCAGGAAGAACAGAATTTGATGATATCATACAATTATATATTGGATGCAAATGTTCCAAAAACCACTGTGAGGTCTTTGATAAAAGACATTCTTCTTTTAGTTGTATGCATGATGCTGTACATTTTTGTGTCTAA
- the LOC110628431 gene encoding cis-3-alkyl-4-alkyloxetan-2-one decarboxylase isoform X2, with protein sequence MAIQAKTSPFLPSNHFQFPPAVPLSSLLRVPFKSAAPNSHRKSLRLTCNSSGEDDYLIDAPISAGDGFSFSGGKYSDEPSPADEWFKQGKIVKAHPVLGSGGKAKDPIFGLKMGAGSQASDDVFRWFCVESGNPNNPTVILIHGFPSQAYSYRKVLPILSKNYHAIAFDWLGFGFSDKPQPGYGFDYTLDEYVSSLESLVNEVSKDKVSLVVQGYFSPVVVKYARSFQEKVNDLILLNPPLTADHANLPSTLSIFSNFLLGEIFSQDPLRASDKALTSSGPYQMKEDDAMVYRRPYLTSGSAGFALNAISRAMKKGLKTYVEEMRNILLDKNWKIQTTVCWGRRDRWFSYDGVEEFCKDSKHNLIELPMAGHHVQEDSGEELGGIISGVIRKNRI encoded by the exons ATGGCCATTCAAGCTAAAACCTCCCCCTTTCTTCCCTCTAACCATTTCCAATTTCCTCCTGCTGTTCCTCTTTCATCTCTTCTTCGCGTACCCTTCAAATCAGCGGCTCCAAACTCCCATAGAAAATCTCTCAGACTCACTTGCAATTCCAGCGGGGAAGAT GATTATTTGATAGATGCTCCGATTTCTGCTGGAGATGGCTTTTCTTTCAGTGGAG GCAAATATTCAGATGAGCCTAGCCCGGCCGATGAATGGTTTAAGCAAGGAAAGATA gTGAAAGCTCATCCTGTTCTTGGCTCTGGTGGGAAGGCAAAAGATCCTATATTTGGACTTAAAATGGGTGCTGGTTCTCAGGCCTCAGATGATGTTTTCAG ATGGTTTTGTGTTGAAAGCGGAAATCCCAATAACCCCACAGTTATACTAATTCACGGTTTCCCTTCACAG GCATACTCTTACCGCAAAGTTCTTCCCATACTATCCAAAAACTATCATGCAATTGCTTTTGATTGGCTAG GCTTTGGCTTTTCAGATAAGCCTCAACCTGGATATGGATTTGACTATACTCTAGATG AATATGTATCATCCTTAGAGTCCTTGGTTAATGAAGTATCGAAGGATAAGGTCTCACTTGTTGTGCAG GGCTACTTCTCACCAGTTGTAGTTAAATATGCAAGAAGTTTTCAGGAAAAAGTTAATGATCTGATACTCCTTAATCCTCCT CTAACAGCAGATCATGCCAACCTTCCATCAACTTTGTCTATATTCAGCAACTTCTTGCTGGGTGAAATTTTTTCCCAG GATCCTCTAAGGGCCAGTGATAAAGCCTTGACAAGCAGTGGTCCCTATCAAATGAAGGAAGATGATGCAATGGTCTACAGAAGACCATATCTTACATCGGGTTCTGCAGGGTTTGCACTGAATGCAATTAGTAGGGCCATGAAGAAGGGCCTAAAG ACATATGTAGAAGAAATGAGAAATATACTTCTGGACAAAAATTGGAAAATTCAAACCACCGTGTGCTGGGGCCGGAGGGATCGTTGGTTCAGCTATGATGGAGTTGAAGAATTCTGCAAGGATTCAAAACATAACCTGATTGAACTTCCCATG GCAGGGCATCATGTACAGGAAGACAGTGGTGAAGAACTTGGAGGAATCATTTCTGGAGTTATCAGGAAGAACAGAATTTGA
- the LOC110628291 gene encoding photosystem I reaction center subunit XI, chloroplastic, with protein sequence MASPMASQLKSSFASSVVTRALVVPRGISGAPFRVSPTRRSFTVRAIQSEKPTFQVIQPINGDPFIGSLETPVTSSPLIAWYLSNLPAYRTAVSPLLRGVEVGLAHGLLLVGPFVKAGPLRNTEYAGAAGSLAAGGLIVILSICLTMYGVASFGEGEPSTAPSLTLTGRKKDPDQLQTADGWAKFTGGFFFGGISGVIWAYFLLYVINLPYFVK encoded by the exons ATGGCTTCTCCAATGGCCAGCCAACTCAAGAGCAGCTTTGCTTCTTCTGTAGTTACAAGGGCCCTGGTTGTTCCCAGAGGCATTTCTGGAGCTCCATTCAGGGTCTCACCCACAAGGAGATCCTTCACTGTCAGGGCTATTCAGTCTGAGAAG CCAACTTTTCAAGTGATTCAACCAATCAATGGAGACCCCTTCAtaggaagcttggagactcctGTAACATCAAGCCCACTAATAGCCTGGTACCTCTCCAACTTACCAGCCTACAGGACCGCAGTGAGCCCACTGCTCAGGGGAGTAGAGGTGGGGCTAGCCCATGGGCTACTGTTGGTAGGGCCATTTGTGAAGGCAGGTCCATTGAGGAACACAGAGTATGCAGGAGCAGCAGGGTCATTAGCAGCAGGAGGACTGATTGTGATTCTGAGCATATGCTTGACAATGTATGGAGTAGCTTCATTCGGTGAAGGAGAGCCATCAACAGCACCAAGCCTCACCTTGACTGGAAGGAAGAAGGATCCTGATCAGCTTCAAACAGCTGATGGATGGGCCAAATTCACTGGTGGATTCTTCTTTGGTGGAATTTCTGGTGTCATTTGGGCTTACTTTCTTCTCTATGTCATTAACCTTCCTTACTTTGTAAAGTAG
- the LOC110628430 gene encoding hemolysin A: protein MALQFLKLPILYRYRSNGNATSSSFFLLSRSYPSSFTVRWVKPEMNCSFRSFAVAGAGKFQVPKKKRRLDEICLERFQQYSRTLIQSWILQGKVFVDGKMVNKAGTPVSNKAVVEISAEIPKYVCRAGYKLEAAIEQLGVDVTGKVALDSGLSTGGFTDCLLQHGASFVYGVDVGYGQVADKIRRDERVCVVERTNLRYLSELPQKVDLVTLDLSFISILLVMPAVVNVMKEDATLITLVKPQFEARRSQVGRGGIVRDPHVHQEVLEKILKGVENFGFCSKGWIESPLKGAEGNTEFLVYFSRIPEKSTE, encoded by the exons ATGGCGCTGCAATTTCTGAAGCTTCCCATTCTTTATCGTTATCGTAGTAATGGCAACGCTACTAGTTCCAGCTTCTTTTTATTATCCAGATCTTATCCTTCTAGTTTTACTG TAAGATGGGTCAAACCGGAAATGAACTGTTCCTTCAGAAGCTTTGCCGTTGCGGGGGCTGGAAAGTTTCAAGTACCTAAAAA GAAAAGGAGACTGGATGAAATATGTCTTGAAAGATTCCAGCAATACAGCCGAACCTTAATTCAGTCATGGATTTTACAAG GCAAAGTGTTTGTAGATGGGAAGATGGTGAACAAAGCTGGCACACCTGTCTCCAACAAAGCTGTTGTAGAGATTAGCGCTGAAATTCCAAAATACGTATGTAG AGCAGGATATAAGCTAGAAGCTGCCATTGAACAGTTGGGTGTTGATGTAACTGGCAAAGTAGCCCTTGATTCAGGGCTGTCAACTGGAGGATTTACTGACTGCTTGCTTCAGCATGGTGCATCATTTGTCTATGGAGTTGATGTAGGTTATGGACAG GTGGCAGACAAAATTCGCCGAGACGAACGTGTTTGTGTGGTAGAAAGAACAAACTTAAGATACCTCTCTGAACTCCCCCAAAAAGTTGATTTAGTGACTCTAGACCTCTCATTCATCTCTATTCTCCTG GTCATGCCTGCTGTAGTTAATGTTATGAAAGAAGATGCAACATTGATTACCTTGGTTAAACCTCAATTTGAAGCTCGCAGATCACAA GTAGGAAGGGGTGGAATAGTCAGAGATCCTCATGTACACCAAGAG GTTCTTGAGAAGATTCTAAAAGGTGTGGAGAACTTTGGATTCTGCAGCAAAGGGTGGATTGAGTCTCCTTTAAAGGGTGCTGAAGGTAACACAGAATTTCTGGTTTATTTTAGTCGAATACCTGAGAAAAGTACAGAATAG